Genomic DNA from Cololabis saira isolate AMF1-May2022 chromosome 20, fColSai1.1, whole genome shotgun sequence:
CAAAGTTAGATGAAATCTTACTTTGTGAGTTGTTTAAgatgttaatgttaatgttaatgttgatATATTTATTTTGGTGTTAATTATTTTATCTTCAAACTTTCATCTGCAGATAAACCCAAACCCAGACTGGTTCAAGTCTCAAAAACAACACCAGTAGGAGGAAATGTGAGTCTGAGCTGTTCTGTGGAGAACTCTGCTGGATGGAAATATGACTGGTTCAGACGAACCTCAAACACGAAAGTCAGAACAAATTATGTAAATGGAGTTATTAGAGTCTCACAAGGAGGCATCTACAGGTGCAGAGGATCAAGAGGAGAACCAACCTTCTACACTGAAACAAGTGATGAAGTCACCTGTGAGATAACCTGTaagttatttcattgtttttaaatattaatattttcaCAAAGAGTGAAAACAACCATTTCTTTCTTGatttcatgtgtttttataTCTGGTGGAAACAGTTACAAACAAGGTTGTTGTGATGCGACAACCCAAATGGCCTCAGATATTCAGAGGTGAGACGATCACTCTGACATGTGAGGTTCAGGGAGGTGAAACCACTGAGTGGAGGTATGAATGGAGAAGATCTGGTTCAGATACACAATGGAAATATGAGAAAACGTGGACTTTCACTGCTTCTGAGTCCAGCAGTGGAGACTACACATGTAAGACCAGATGCATAGACGACCCGTATTCTTCAACAGAGACGAGTGAAGCCTTCAGATTGTTGCTATCAGGTAAGTCATGTTTGTTGATGTTTGGTCCAACGTCTAAATTGTATAAAGATGTAATTTCCCCACACAGCGTGGACTAATTCCCACAGTGTTACATATTCAGTTTTCAGGTATCATCTCTGTCAGATGATGTTTAAGTTCAGTAAAAAACTCTTTACTACAACTTTGTGTCATTTTTTCTGGATGAAAATGAACAGTTTTAATTAGCAAAATTATTCAGTCAGGGGAGTCAGGTTTTTCTAATTCACCTAGAAAAACTTTGATTATCACTTAAtactttgttttataaaaaacaatgtcaattttaataacaaAGATGTTACTTGTCTTTTTGTCAGTTTGGAAATTATATGATAACAAGTTTTAATAAAAAGTATGAGTTTGGATtatttaaaaattattttagACAAATATTTATAACTTCCCTAGCAGGTTTTCTGAATCAGTAGATTACTTTATAAGTTGTTATCAACATATCTGATTCACTACTTGTTCTTCAGTCAAGTGTAATAATTACGTTGGTTCCTAAAAGAAATGTACATGTTACAATTTTTCTAAAGTTGATGCAGTTGTCTGGAATATTCATGAACTGTTGGACATGTTTGGGTAAAGGTGGAAAAAGGAAACGACTCTgagcagctggttttaggggcGGAGTCAGACAACCTGTtcaactttttaaaaaaaagttttctcttGTTTGAAATTTGTGTTAGAACTTTGTTCTGTCCACTTCTGAGGCCCAGCAGTTGCCTTTGTTTTAAATGCAACTTCTGATCCGTCTTTATTCTCATCTCCATGACAGATGAACCAAAGACCCAACTGAGAGCCGACGTCAGACTCATCCCAGTTGGAGGCAGAGTGACTCTGAGCTGCTCAGTGAACCCGTCATCATCTGGTTGGAGATACTACTGGTACAGAGACGAGGAATCCTCTGAACCCCTGACCTCACCAGATGCTGTTTTCCAGTCAGATGGACAAATCAGTGTCTCACAGGGAGGAATCTACTGgtgcagaggaggaagaggagaaccAGTTTACTACACAAACTTCAGTGATCCAGTCAACATTTATGGAGCTGGTGAGTTAAAAGAGGTTTACTTGAAATTAGTAAATGCTGAAAGTAAAGTGTCTGTTCCTCCATgttcatttaaattaaaattacaggTAAAGGTGTTTGTTTATTGTCCGTTCTTGTTTGATGGTTTCTTGAATGTTTACAGCTCCAAACAGAGCAGCTGTGACTCTGCACCCCAACTGGCCTCAGATATACAGAGGAGAGAAGATCACACTCCGATGTGAAATCCACGGAGGAGACACTGAGTGGGAGTATGAATGGACGACCAGCAGCTCAAACAAACCACCTAATCTAAATGAATTCACTATTCCAGTTTCTTCATCAAACACTGGAACCTACAAGTGTAAAGGCAGAATGAAAAGTAAACATCTTTCAACAGATTGGAGTGATTCCTTCAGTTTGACAATTTTAGAAAGTGAGTCACATCTTATTCCACCAGTTGTGGTATAATGAGTACAGCTTTTCACAGAGATAGAATTATATTATCTTTGAAGGATACAAGTTTCATATAAACTATCTTCAATAACAGCAAATGTCTCCAACAGCATCCAAACCTGTCCTCTCTGTGTCTCCATCATGGCTGAGTCCTGGAGTCTCAGTGACTCTGAGCTGTGAGGTCAAACATCCGTCTGCAGGATGGAGCTTCTACTGGTATAAAGCTCTTCCTCAAATACCAAATCTGTCCTACATCTATGAGCTGCTACCTGGTAGCACCAGCGGGACTGCACAGGACTCCTACATCATTgatggacagacacacacagcaggATATGCATGTAGAGCTGGACGAGGAGACCCAGTGATCTACACTCATTACAGTCAGACTAAGATGgtctggtctgcaggtcagtttCTACACTGGTTTattgttttctctctctgtcaacactgatgttttctgctgctgtttgAAAGACTACAAACTGTCTTTTACTGGTTCTGGAtgtttaaagagcatattgcaggttggagacccctgtgaatcaatgtgtaggaaaataatgtaggaactgaattttcattgaaatacgcataaatatatactacagtgacctctggagttgtttttgtgagagtattttacttccgcatctgaaaaagctgaaccgggaGTGATGTCACACtggggagcgcggtgaattcaacaataggaaaaataatggatcttaatgttagttgtgacactgaagaggttgtgaatgtgtattcacaccaatatgactaagaacccgttagtccccccacgttcttttgattgacagctgaaactcgctttttaaaaggctgatttatgggtccgcgttacaccaacgcagaccctacggcgtaggttacgcggcgacgcacagaacgctgcgtgcgccgcgtaccctacaccgtaggctacgccgtcgattttacgcggaaccatagatccgcctttattcactgcagcacccgcccgtgctcctgaaagaaactccgaaaataactccttaaaaacgggtgagtacttgtaatctgtctacgtttgtactttctaaacagaaaacaggcttattatcttctctttttttttaaaagcatccgaaatagccgggtatttttaaaaccaaatACTCCCCtcccttcgtttataaaataatttgtatccacattacatcgttgttaaaaaaaaaaaaaaccttccacacagaaccgaagatctgcgttttcgaccactttcataagcacagacctgtagatcatctggtcttccggactccgggccgcctccgcgGCGCAGTTACCCCGGGATCAGCGCCTCCTCCTCGGGCAACGAGCTGGAGTTCCCCCCGGTgtccgccacggagctgccgcgttaatcgacgctgggctgcagcagggctgcgCAGCTTTCCCGGGACCCGCGTCTCATTCTCGGGAAACGAGCTCGACTCCCCCGTGTCAGATCCATGGTCCCAccgcggagctgccgcgttaaccgacgcagccctgctgcagccctgctgcagccctgctgcagccctgctgcagccctgctgcagccctgctgcagccctgctgcgcgtcgccgcgtaccctacggcgtaggctccgcgtcggtgtaatggtgtcaagagcagagaccatttatttaataaatagcttggagaacagatggtggatcatctgtagaactgtagtaaacaaaggtcgcacgttagacgtcagaatcagagcagattcgttgttgttttggagcataatgtgacgttcgaaaacgcaaaactccggttgtctctgtttacaccaggtctacacgcatctacataaacagagttttcaaaaatcttccctttgcccggagtttttttaaacattcgtttatttgtgttttcatgtggatgacaggtccaaacgtaggaaaatatcttgggtttagcagataaccagctacgtgtgtacggggtctgggcagacagatggggcagagctgtggagactgcTCCCTGGCGTGACGTCATATGACACTGTGTTCGAAAAAAAGAGCGTTTGtacgagcttggctaaaatcagccactttttcctctgaataagtgcccttatgtcttgtaaaacatattaaatcctacattaacttctcacatagtcattttcacataaggtcaggtatcatttttgaaaaaattctaacctgcaatatgctctttaaggtcCTGTAATGTTACAGATGTATAAATGATACATCACCATGAGGTCTGATCCTTCATGATGGTTTGTTTTTCAGATCCTCATCCTTCAGCGTCTCTCACAGTAAGTCCTGACAGAGTTCAACACTTCAGCTCTGACTCTGTCTCACTGACCTGTGAGGGAAACTCTCCTGAGTGGAGAGTGAGAGATTCCACTCTTAACAACAACGTATCTACCTGTTCCTACTGGGGGACAATGACCGGATCAACATGTGTCATTAATAGACTGCTGCACAGTAATAGAGTGTTCTGGTGTGAGTCTGGATCAGCATTCAGCAACGCAGTCAACATCACTGGACAGAGTGAGTCTCATCACAGTTTTTCAAGATTACAGTTTGGGACTCTGACAGATTTATCATAAGAATCAAACTTTTAAGGCTGTTTGAATGTTCACTGTCAGCAAAGCACAACATTTTCAATCAGTTTAATgtgaatgaattaaaaaaaacattattcttTTCACATGCAAATGTACATTTTGTAGATAATTTGCTAAACATTTGCAGTGAATTTTAAATCTTTAGTCAAATCTGAGATCTATAGAAACATTAATGTCTCAAAAGGAAGAACAATCATTTTCCATCATTACTGGTTTCAGAATATATATATCTggtatatgtacatgtatggtACATATACAGGTATATGGTATATATGGTACACAAGATGCACATTTCAGAGGTCCATGGCATATAAAATAGTATTTAAAGCAAATCTTGATCAGAAGTTGAATGTTCATGTTTTCCAGATAATGATGGTATGATCCTGGTGAACCCCGTCCATCCTGTGACTGAAGGAGCTTCTGTTAGTCTGAGCTGCAGACTGAGAGGACAAAAACTAGTTTCCAGTGTGTTTTTCTACCACAATGACAAACTTATCCAGAATGATGGCAGAGGGGAGCTGAATATCTCTGCAGTGTCACAGTCACACGAAGGTTTCTACAAGTGTGAACATTCAGGAAACGTTTCACCACAGAGTTGGATGGCAGTTAGGGGTGAGTAAGATGTAAATATTTGATGTGTTTTATTTAATGAACCACTTTGTTGTTTAAGAGCAGCAAGGCAAATGTTCAGTCTTTGTAATCtgcaatataaataacatgaataACTCTTTGATGTAACTGTTTCCTGTAGTTGTGTCCAGGACTGAAAA
This window encodes:
- the LOC133420477 gene encoding leukocyte immunoglobulin-like receptor subfamily A member 4, which produces MKEGRNDDWEYTIIKDDKPKPRLVQVSKTTPVGGNVSLSCSVENSAGWKYDWFRRTSNTKVRTNYVNGVIRVSQGGIYRCRGSRGEPTFYTETSDEVTCEITFTNKVVVMRQPKWPQIFRGETITLTCEVQGGETTEWRYEWRRSGSDTQWKYEKTWTFTASESSSGDYTCKTRCIDDPYSSTETSEAFRLLLSDEPKTQLRADVRLIPVGGRVTLSCSVNPSSSGWRYYWYRDEESSEPLTSPDAVFQSDGQISVSQGGIYWCRGGRGEPVYYTNFSDPVNIYGAAPNRAAVTLHPNWPQIYRGEKITLRCEIHGGDTEWEYEWTTSSSNKPPNLNEFTIPVSSSNTGTYKCKGRMKSKHLSTDWSDSFSLTILETSKPVLSVSPSWLSPGVSVTLSCEVKHPSAGWSFYWYKALPQIPNLSYIYELLPGSTSGTAQDSYIIDGQTHTAGYACRAGRGDPVIYTHYSQTKMVWSADPHPSASLTVSPDRVQHFSSDSVSLTCEGNSPEWRVRDSTLNNNVSTCSYWGTMTGSTCVINRLLHSNRVFWCESGSAFSNAVNITGQSESHHSFSRLQFGTLTDLS